The proteins below come from a single Cystobacter ferrugineus genomic window:
- a CDS encoding alpha/beta fold hydrolase, with protein sequence MILASFQVGEGQRPTVLLHGFLGTGRNLRSLASAWSAADPSRRFLLPDLTGHGTSPPLPPGTTLSSVAVDVVETARAAGFEGPLDFVGHSIGGRVSLAASLAAPGDVASVTLLDITPGRIPPDMSESGKVLEKLRASPARAADRKAMREELTGRGLSGPLADWLLMNLEPAPEGGVRWRFDREALGEFHARVNSEQFWEALSRPGLPVRCIRGGRAAYVSDHDAARMEALGCPVETLPNAGHFVHVDEPDALLRWLLRG encoded by the coding sequence ATGATCCTCGCGAGCTTCCAGGTGGGTGAAGGACAGCGGCCGACGGTGCTGCTGCATGGCTTTCTGGGCACGGGGCGCAACCTGCGCTCGCTGGCGTCGGCCTGGAGCGCGGCGGACCCGAGCCGCCGCTTCCTGTTGCCGGACCTGACGGGCCATGGCACCTCGCCCCCGCTGCCGCCCGGGACCACGCTGTCCAGCGTGGCCGTGGACGTGGTGGAGACGGCGCGCGCGGCGGGGTTCGAGGGGCCGCTGGATTTCGTGGGGCACTCGATCGGAGGCCGCGTGTCGCTGGCCGCGAGCCTGGCCGCGCCCGGGGACGTGGCGAGCGTCACGCTGCTGGACATCACCCCGGGCCGCATTCCCCCAGACATGTCCGAGAGCGGCAAGGTATTGGAGAAACTACGGGCTTCTCCCGCCCGGGCCGCGGATCGCAAGGCGATGCGCGAGGAGCTGACGGGACGGGGCCTGTCGGGCCCGCTGGCGGATTGGCTCCTCATGAACCTGGAGCCCGCGCCGGAGGGAGGAGTGCGCTGGCGCTTCGATCGGGAAGCGCTCGGCGAGTTCCACGCGCGGGTGAACAGCGAGCAGTTCTGGGAGGCCCTGTCGCGCCCGGGACTGCCGGTGCGCTGCATCCGCGGTGGCCGGGCCGCCTACGTCTCGGACCACGACGCCGCCCGGATGGAGGCCCTGGGCTGTCCGGTGGAGACGCTCCCCAACGCGGGGCACTTCGTCCACGTGGACGAGCCGGATGCGCTGCTGCGCTGGTTGCTGCGCGGCTGA
- a CDS encoding general secretion pathway protein GspE yields the protein MQADSKRMLGEILMELGLLDRAQLRLGLVHHHEMGVPLGRALVREGLCTEAGVLRALAQQAGFPAIDLDREPLQPKLTRLVSKRVARKYRAIPLRLEKGEREVLHIALPAPASLEALDAVRAVAGKPRVEPHVASDPAISRALFALYRFQEQPEPPMRRPSQERGPDAPVLLYAWPPVTATLISRSLAREGIRTRVISPLETLHTTASDLVFAPVQAMEGLLAGEARIGGTLLLSGSSDDEDLARAHRIGAKGYVANPLDDYMLLRAIRRLRPRAGEGSGAQGTV from the coding sequence ATGCAAGCCGATTCCAAGCGCATGCTCGGCGAGATCCTGATGGAGCTGGGACTGCTCGACCGGGCTCAACTTCGTCTCGGTCTGGTGCACCACCACGAGATGGGGGTGCCCCTCGGCAGGGCGCTGGTGCGCGAGGGCCTGTGCACCGAAGCGGGTGTGTTGCGCGCGCTCGCCCAGCAGGCGGGCTTCCCCGCCATCGACCTGGACCGGGAGCCGCTCCAACCGAAGCTCACCCGGCTCGTGTCCAAGCGCGTCGCCCGAAAGTACCGGGCCATCCCCCTGCGGCTCGAGAAAGGGGAGCGCGAGGTGCTGCACATCGCCCTGCCCGCTCCCGCCTCCCTGGAGGCCCTGGACGCCGTGCGGGCCGTCGCGGGCAAACCCCGCGTCGAGCCGCACGTCGCATCGGACCCGGCCATCTCCCGGGCGCTCTTCGCGCTCTACCGTTTCCAGGAGCAGCCCGAGCCCCCCATGCGCCGGCCCTCCCAGGAGCGGGGACCCGACGCGCCCGTCCTCCTCTATGCGTGGCCGCCCGTCACGGCGACCCTCATCTCCCGCTCGCTCGCCCGCGAGGGCATCCGCACCCGCGTCATCTCTCCGCTGGAGACGCTGCACACCACCGCCTCGGACCTGGTGTTCGCCCCCGTCCAGGCCATGGAGGGACTGCTCGCGGGAGAGGCGCGCATCGGCGGCACGCTGCTGCTCTCCGGCTCCTCGGACGACGAGGATCTCGCGCGGGCCCACCGCATCGGCGCCAAGGGATACGTGGCCAATCCGCTCGACGACTACATGCTGCTGCGGGCCATCCGCCGGCTGCGCCCCCGAGCCGGAGAGGGCTCGGGCGCCCAGGGCACGGTGTGA
- a CDS encoding fused MFS/spermidine synthase has product MSDVLKRTWLGLKVATVLSGAAALIAETLWIRSLSIMVGSTVEAASTIFAAFMVGLALGAWLAGRKADVLADPLRAYAWVEVAIAFTAGAAGLLLFLGRDTLILGGDHQGGARVALIFFFVLALVLLPTLLMGATFPLMVAASRRVGLEVRGVNILYALNTLGASLGTLLCGFVLLPLLGVRASVALGALFNLLAAGVCLPALLLRGTPAPSPDAGPSTPAESDSERFPLSQGLLLAVSTTSGLVTLGAEVAWTRLSSYFLGNRAHAFGIFMACVLLSLSGGSWLAERLMRRFGRRLPELLGGVLVVSAALLVACAAMTEWWIHHQSEVEGALPASNGVFFLARILQTLVLVAPMMLAMGCLFPLSLTASRLTQRRSGLAAGQFYLVNTVGSVAGSLLAGFWLLPTVGVYRGIGYLVALACLVAAGIFLVAVRERPWKLAGFAGVTGVIALVPLSLPEDLITHEPHTQMVYRDEDRYGVFQVNALPNGMLSVTNNHTRLIHYLGAASTSYVQQMQGHLGMFFHPEAKTAVVLGSGYGITAGALGLYPQLERVDAVEILPALVDVADLFMPYNFAYHRNPRVRVVIDDGRHYLTRLEDRFDIVSINVSDPRLPGGSSLFHADFYEVVKQHLNEGGVVLQHAFGTERRLVLSTLGRSFKYVLLFPSYQNGFNVVASDRPLVADPARIDALAATPDVREALRGIGVIAPPAVGSIFSQGLSPRDVPGLFDDPRVATDDLPLLEYSSRGGAAGLFFSNE; this is encoded by the coding sequence GTGAGTGACGTCTTGAAGCGGACGTGGCTGGGGTTGAAGGTGGCGACCGTGCTGTCGGGCGCCGCCGCGTTGATCGCCGAGACGTTGTGGATCCGCTCGCTGTCGATCATGGTGGGCTCCACCGTGGAGGCGGCCTCGACCATCTTCGCGGCCTTCATGGTGGGGCTGGCGCTCGGCGCGTGGCTGGCCGGGCGCAAGGCGGATGTCCTGGCGGATCCCCTGCGCGCCTATGCCTGGGTGGAGGTGGCCATCGCGTTCACCGCGGGCGCGGCGGGCCTGTTGCTGTTCCTGGGCCGCGACACGCTCATCCTCGGCGGGGACCATCAGGGCGGCGCGCGGGTGGCCCTCATCTTCTTCTTCGTGCTCGCGCTGGTGCTCCTGCCCACGCTGCTCATGGGGGCCACCTTCCCACTCATGGTCGCGGCGTCACGGCGCGTGGGGCTCGAGGTGCGGGGGGTGAACATCCTCTACGCGCTCAACACGCTGGGCGCCTCGCTGGGCACCCTTCTCTGTGGCTTCGTGCTGCTTCCCCTGTTGGGCGTGCGCGCCTCGGTGGCGCTGGGAGCCCTGTTCAACCTGCTCGCGGCCGGGGTGTGCCTGCCGGCGTTGCTCTTGCGCGGCACGCCCGCTCCATCACCCGACGCCGGGCCCTCCACGCCGGCCGAGTCCGATTCCGAGCGCTTCCCCCTGTCCCAGGGCCTGCTGCTGGCGGTGTCCACCACGAGCGGTCTGGTGACCCTGGGCGCGGAGGTCGCCTGGACGCGGCTGTCGAGCTACTTCCTGGGCAACCGCGCCCATGCCTTCGGCATCTTCATGGCGTGCGTGCTCCTGTCGCTCTCCGGGGGCTCGTGGCTCGCCGAGCGGTTGATGCGCCGCTTTGGCCGCCGGCTGCCGGAGCTGCTCGGTGGGGTGCTGGTCGTCTCGGCGGCGCTCCTGGTGGCGTGCGCGGCCATGACGGAGTGGTGGATCCATCACCAGTCCGAGGTCGAGGGCGCGCTGCCCGCGAGCAACGGGGTGTTCTTCCTCGCGCGCATCCTCCAGACGCTGGTGCTGGTGGCGCCGATGATGCTGGCCATGGGCTGTCTGTTCCCCCTGAGCCTCACGGCCTCGCGCCTCACCCAGCGGCGCTCGGGCCTCGCGGCGGGCCAGTTCTATCTGGTGAATACCGTGGGCTCGGTGGCGGGCTCGCTGCTCGCCGGGTTCTGGCTGCTGCCCACGGTGGGCGTCTACCGGGGAATCGGCTATCTGGTGGCCCTGGCCTGCCTGGTGGCCGCGGGAATCTTCCTGGTCGCCGTGCGCGAGCGTCCGTGGAAGCTGGCGGGGTTCGCGGGGGTGACGGGGGTGATCGCCCTCGTGCCCCTGTCGTTGCCCGAGGATCTCATCACCCACGAGCCCCACACCCAGATGGTGTACCGGGACGAGGATCGCTACGGCGTGTTCCAGGTGAATGCCCTGCCCAATGGCATGCTCAGCGTCACCAACAACCACACCCGGCTCATCCACTACCTGGGGGCGGCGAGCACCTCGTACGTGCAGCAGATGCAGGGCCACCTGGGGATGTTCTTCCACCCCGAGGCGAAGACCGCGGTGGTGCTCGGCAGTGGCTACGGCATCACCGCGGGCGCGCTCGGCTTGTATCCCCAACTGGAGCGGGTGGACGCGGTGGAGATCCTCCCGGCGCTCGTGGACGTGGCCGACCTGTTCATGCCCTACAACTTCGCCTACCACCGCAATCCCCGCGTGCGCGTGGTGATCGACGATGGCAGGCACTACCTCACCCGGTTGGAGGACCGGTTCGACATCGTGTCCATCAATGTGTCGGATCCCCGCCTGCCGGGAGGCTCGAGCCTCTTCCACGCGGACTTCTATGAAGTCGTCAAGCAGCACCTCAACGAGGGGGGCGTCGTGCTGCAGCACGCCTTTGGCACGGAGCGCCGCCTGGTGCTCAGCACCCTGGGGCGCTCATTCAAGTACGTGCTCCTGTTCCCCTCGTACCAGAATGGCTTCAACGTGGTCGCCTCGGACAGGCCACTCGTGGCCGACCCGGCGAGGATCGACGCGTTGGCGGCCACTCCCGACGTGCGCGAGGCGCTGCGCGGCATCGGGGTCATCGCGCCCCCGGCGGTGGGAAGCATCTTCTCCCAGGGACTCTCGCCCCGGGACGTTCCCGGCCTGTTCGACGATCCGCGGGTCGCCACGGATGACCTGCCGTTGCTGGAGTACTCGTCGCGGGGAGGTGCCGCCGGGCTGTTCTTCAGCAACGAGTGA